Proteins found in one Arachis stenosperma cultivar V10309 chromosome 8, arast.V10309.gnm1.PFL2, whole genome shotgun sequence genomic segment:
- the LOC130946636 gene encoding methylthioribose-1-phosphate isomerase, protein MASCGSNGVESPNTLQSICYNRGSLQLLDQRKLPLETIFLDIKDSTDGWNAIRDMVVRGAPAIAIAAALSLAVEVSNLGSFNGSPGDAASLLQSKLEYLVSSRPTAVNLSDAATKLKEVISKAAATSSEARSVFQAYIEAAEIMLEDDVASNKAIGSYGAKFMQQQMEKQKLSVLTHCNTGSLATAGYGTALGVIRALHSGGVLERAYCTETRPFNQGARLTAYELVHDKIPATLIADSAAAALMRAGRVDAVVVGADRVASNGDTANKIGTYSVALCAKFHNVPFYVAAPLTSIDLSLSSGEEIVIEERSPKELLNTRGGLGEQVAASGISVWNPAFDVTPAGLIHGIITEKGVITKMSPADAFDIKAFIQKTG, encoded by the exons ATGGCGTCTTGTGGTTCCAACGGAGTTGAATCCCCAAACACGCTCCAATCCATATGTTACAACCGCGGTTCCCTTCAGCTTCTCGATCAG AGGAAGCTACCTCTGGAAACAATTTTTTTGGACATAAAGGATTCCACTGATGGCTG GAATGCCATACGGGATATGGTGGTCCGGGGAGCACCTGCTATTGCCATTGCAGCTGCACTCTCTCTGGCTGTTGAGGTGTCTAATCTAGGTTCTTTTAATGGGTCGCCTGGTGATGCTGCTTCCTTGTTGCAAAGCAAGTTAGAATATCTTGTCTCAAG TCGGCCAACTGCAGTAAACTTATCAGATGCTGCAACAAAGCTAAAAGAAGTCATATCTAAGGCTGCTGCTACCAGTTCAGAGGCCAGGAGTGTTTTCCAG GCATATATAGAAGCAGCTGAAATTATGCTTGAGGATGATGTTGCCTCAAACAAAGCAATTGGTTCATATGGAGCAAAGTTCATGCAACAGCAAATGGAGAAACAGAAACTTTCTGTCTTGACCCATTGCAACACTGGAAG TCTAGCCACAGCTGGATATGGTACTGCTCTGGGTGTAATTCGCGCACTTCACAGTGGAGGAGTTTTAGAAAGGGCTTATTGCACTGAAACCCGGCCATTTAATCAA GGTGCTAGACTTACTGCCTATGAGTTAGTGCATGATAAAATACCAGCTACTCTTATAGCAGATTCTGCTGCTGCTGCCTTAATGAGAGCCGGACGTGTGGATGCTGTTGTTGTTGGAGCCGATCGTGTTGCATCAAATG GTGACACAGCCAACAAAATTGGGACCTATAGCGTTGCCTTGTGTGCCAAGTTTCACAATGTACCTTTTTATGTGGCTGCACCGCTGACTTCGATTGATCTGTCACTTTCTTCCGGAGAAGAAATCGTCATTGAGGAGAGATCTCCGAAGGAGTTGTTGAACACACGAGGAGGacttggagagcaagttgctgcCTCAGGAATTTCGGTATGGAATCCGGCTTTCGATGTTACACCTGCTGGTCTAATACATGGAATCATAACTGAGAAG GGTGTCATTACAAAGATGTCTCCGGCTGATGCTTTTGACATAAAAGCATTCATACAGAAAACAGGTTAG
- the LOC130946079 gene encoding uncharacterized protein LOC130946079, producing MAKNFDDMFNEALYGKRRRQDNTLIDNWIDEYLLEDSEEEDIDRSPIPITRRWINRDREAGHDRLFQDYFADEPVYNADIFRRRFRMRRDVFLRIVDALSNVYPYFHQRVDATGRRGLSPLQKCTAAIRMLAYGVAADTVDDYVRIGESTTIECLEKFVEGVISVFQDEYLRKPNPDDVHRLLQMAEGRGFPGMLGSIDCMHWQWKNCPKAWKGMYMSGYRGVATIVLEVVASSDLWIWHAFFGVSGSNNDINVLDRSPVFDDILNDRAPEVNYTINGNNYTMGYYLADGIYPEWATFVKSISKPQGEKRKLFAQYQEGQRKDVERAFGVLQARFAIIRGPARFWEKKKLANIMRACIILHNMIVEDERDTYAGNFAQGLEYDDVENGLSQPQLGEEDFAPYHQFLQRNAQLRNRQQHRQLKEDLIEHIWQFHNACRQL from the coding sequence ATGGCTAAAAATTTTGATGATATGTTTAATGAGGCTTTGTATGGTAAAAGAAGACGGCAAGATAACACACTGATAGATAATTGGATCGATGAGTATTTACTCGAAGattcagaagaagaagatatcgATAGAAGCCCTATCCCAATTACTCGTAGATGGATCAACAGAGATCGAGAAGCAGGACATGATCGCCTTTTTCAAGATTACTTTGCAGATGAACCGGTGTATAATGCTGACATTTTTCGACGGAGATTTCGAATGAGAAGAGATGTGTTCCTTCGGATAGTAGACGCTCTCTCAAACGTCTATCCGTATTTCCACCAGAGGGTTGAtgcaactggaagaagaggctTGTCGCCACTTCAGAAATGTACCGCTGCGATACGGATGTTAGCATACGGCGTAGCAGCTGATACTGTTGATGATTATGTGCGCATAGGCGAGAGCACTACAATTGAATGCTTGGAAAAATTTGTTGAAGGTGTCATTTCTGTGTTCCAGGATGAATACTTGCGAAAACCCAATCCAGATGACGTACACCGCCTGCTACAAATGGCGGAGGGTCGTGGCTTCCCTGGCATGTTGGGTAGCATTGACTGCATGCATTGGCAATGGAAAAATTGTCCAAAGGCGTGGAAAGGTATGTACATGAGTGGTTATCGTGGGGTTGCAACCATTGTACTTGAGGTTGTAGCATCTTCAGACCTTTGGATATGGCATGCGTTCTTTGGAGTTTCTGGTTCAAACAACGATATCAACGTGTTAGATCGTTCTCCAGTATTTGATGACATTCTAAATGATCGTGCTCCGGAGGTAAATTATACTATTAATGGTAACAATTATACAATGGGATACTACTTAGCAGATGGTATTTATCCTGAATGGGCCACATTTGTCAAATCAATCTCAAAGCCACAAGGGGAGAAACGCAAGTTATTTGCACAATATCAAGAAGGGCAAAGAAAAGATGTGGAACGAGCATTCGGAGTGTTGCAAGCACGCTTTGCAATTATACGTGGTCCAGCTCGTTTTTGggaaaagaagaagcttgccaACATAATGAGAGCTTGTATTATATTGCATAATATGATTGTTGAGGATGAAAGAGACACTTATGCAGGAAATTTTGCTCAAGGCTTAGAGTATGATGATGTTGAAAATGGATTATCACAACCTCAGCTGGGAGAAGAAGATTTTGCACCATACCATCAATTTCTCCAAAGAAATGCCCAACTTCGAAATAGGCAGCAGCATAGACAATTGAAAGAGGACTTGATTGAACACATATGGCAATTTCACAATGCTTGTCGTCAACTGTAg
- the LOC130946080 gene encoding glutathione S-transferase T3-like: MDPNQLNSFFNYLQNFPQISNTQQSQTSNSQVPNQNFTPPNTFQNPNPQNLSNFNFQAPYNNQFPIFQPQNQNSQTPHFPFSSIFNPSIGNVTPTSLPFPTQFSASRHNSSGVGGSSNPSSQTPIQSSPNSQYSDFANPHRLDAIDLNDDIEDRRQDSIQHWHWKEDEMLISAWLNVSTDPVIGTDQKGETFWSRIHSYCVEFCTDMTRGVVACKKRWYKINKAVAQFAGCYDQASRNIRSGSNADDIKELAYKLYSTNCGQKFTFERHWNMLRLEQKWRSQLPTQSGGSKRTKVSATGAYSSSSNPETPLADEPGVDSPVRPQGSKKSKRRGKEKAQMSEDFSERKSSVVKKLSLMEDIKNVREKELMEREKEREEEKEHRAKMMAIKEKEIQIQAAMKEQELQTQRYIKEMEIKAKEREMDMQILNADTSTMSEKRRALHEIACEKIMAKWFT, from the coding sequence atGGATCCAAACCAACTCAACTCTTTCTTCAATTACTTACAAAACTTTCCTCAAATTTCAAATACCCAACAATCTCAAACCTCAAACTCTCAAGTTCCAAATCAAAACTTCACACCACCAAATACATTTCAAAATCCAAATCCACAAAATCtttctaatttcaattttcaagctccttataataatcaatttccTATATTCCAACCGcaaaatcaaaattcacaaaCACCCCATTTTCCATTTTCATCCATATTTAACCCCTCTATCGGAAATGTTACTCCAACTTCCTTGCCGTTTCCAACTCAATTCAGTGCATCAAGACATAACTCATCTGGTGTTGGTGGCTCTTCTAACCCATCCTCTCAGACTCCTATACAATCTAGTCCAAATTCGCAATATTCAGATTTTGCCAACCCTCATAGATTAGATGCTATCGACCTCAATGATGATATTGAAGATCGGAGGCAAGATAGTATTCAACACTGGCATTGGAAAGAGGATGAGATGTTGATCAGTGCATGGTTAAATGTTTCAACTGACCCTGTAATTGGTACCGATCAAAAGGGGGAAACATTTTGGAGTCGAATTCATAGCTACTGTGTAGAATTTTGCACCGACATGACAAGGGGGGTAGTTGCATGTAAGAAACGATGGTATAAGATCAACAAGGCTGTTGCACAATTTGCTGGTTGCTACGATCAAGCTAGTCGAAACATAAGGAGTGGTTCGAACGCTGATGATATAAAGGAGTTGGCTTATAAACTTTATTCCACAAATTGTGGTCAAAAGTTCACTTTTGAGAGGCATTGGAACATGCTTCGGTTGGAGCAAAAATGGAGAAGCCAACTACCTACACAGAGTGGCGGCTCAAAAAGAACCAAGGTTAGTGCAACTGGAGCATACTCATCCTCATCAAACCCAGAAACACCGTTGGCTGACGAACCCGGTGTGGACTCTCCCGTTCGCCCACAAGGATCAAAGAAGAGCAAGCGAAGAGGTAAGGAAAAAGCACAGATGTCTGAAGATTTTAGCGAAAGAAAATCATCGGTTGTCAAAAAATtatctctcatggaagatatTAAGAATGTTAGAGAAAAGGAACTAATggaaagggaaaaagaaagagaagaggagaagGAACATAGAGCAAAGATGATGGCAATCAAAGAGAAGGAGATACAAATTCAAGCGgcaatgaaagaacaagaattaCAAACTCAGAGGTATATTAAAGAAATGGAGataaaagcaaaagaaagggaAATGGATATGCAAATACTTAATGCTGACACGTCTACAATGAGTGAGAAACGACGAGCTCTTCATGAGATTGCATGTGAGAAAATAATGGCCAAGTGGTTTACTTAA
- the LOC130944992 gene encoding uncharacterized protein LOC130944992 has protein sequence MFKKAVEAKSHQRLSGADRKKLRRIVKDKFPRVSDSDLDALLPPKAEITVAKFPNRVLVYGVEGGFPMFFDVDGRGSEIFPTVYALWTVPELLPAFMLKGGEVSRFVIGGADLMFPGISVPPEGLPSFAAGEPWAVKVPGNPAPIAVGSTTMSSTEALKAGLRGKALRITHYYRDLLWESVEGCYVPNAGFFEDAVFEDPASLSPPQNSDSTEDACKTSNDQENNIKNIEEQSVNANDFQADSSAALTTPNADENETANEITAGVSELKLPDSGSANDLNEQHNLSTEEIDLLLDKCLLQALHTTVKDKDLPIPGSTLWSNHVLPCRPSGVTLDIKKSSYKKLSKWLQAKSSSGLISVKEDKYKKEVMLLSVNRNHADYSSFKPEKRPVEKSDQRNVQSAKETRSSKTLEVAEIYKPSVHVNPIFSSVGADTGNLFSASEASEIVFKYIEKENLVKPTDKSMVVLDVVLCDALFKGAIKKGSTYPTEVHKKDIGPTFVSRMQPHHVVTRGNESVVRKGALKTIQLVTERRQGNKKVTKLSGMETFLIDAEALASELQKKFACSTTVGELPGKKGQEVLVQGGVIDDLARHLIEQYGVPKRYIEVLDKTKK, from the exons ATGTTCAAGAAGGCGGTGGAAGCGAAATCTCACCAGAGGTTATCCGGCGCCGACAGAAAGAAACTCAGGCGAATCGTTAAGGATAAATTCCCAAGAGTTTCTGATTCCGACTTAGATGCCTTACTTCCTCCCAAG GCTGAGATAACAGTGGCAAAGTTTCCGAATCGAGTACTTGTATATGGTGTGGAGGGAGGATTTCCAATGTTTTTCGATGTTGATGGGCGTGGCTCGGAAATTTTCCCAACTG TTTATGCTCTATGGACAGTCCCTGAGCTTCTGCCTGCTTTCATGCTGAAGGGTGGCGAAGTTTCTCGGTTTGTTATAGGTGGAGCAGACCTGATGTTCCCAGGCATAAGTGTGCCTCCTGAAGGTCTTCCATCATTTGCGGCAGGGGAACCATGGGCAGTGAAAGTACCAGGAAATCCTGCTCCAATAGCT GTTGGGAGTACCACAATGAGCAGCACTGAAGCATTAAAAGCTGGATTACGTGGAAAGGCGTTAAGAATAACTCATTATTATCGTGATTTGCTATG GGAGTCAGTCGAGGGCTGTTATGTGCCCAATGCAGGTTTTTTTGAAGATGCTGTATTTGAGGATCCTGCGTCATTATCACCCCCTCAGAATTCTGATTCTACTGAGGATGCTTGCAAGACATCAAATGATCAAGagaacaacataaaaaatattgaagAGCAGTCTGTCAATGCAAATGACTTTCAAGCTGATTCCAGCGCTGCATTGACGACACCGAATGCTGATGAGAATGAAACTGCAAATGAAATAACTGCGGGCGTGTCTGAGCTGAAGCTACCGGATTCTGGTTCTGCTAATGACCTAAATGAGCAACATAATCTATCAACTGAAGAGATAGATTTGCTGTTAGATAAATGCCTTCTACAAGCATTGCATACCACTGTGAAGGACAAAGACCTTCCCATTCCTGGAAGCACTTTATG GTCAAACCACGTGTTGCCATGTAGGCCTTCAGGAGTGACTTTAGACATCAAGAAATCGTCCTacaaaaagttatcaaagtggTTACAAGCAAAATCCTCCTCTGGCTTG ATATCAGTGAAAGAAGATAAATACAAAAAAGAAGTCATGCTACTTTCTGTTAATCGAAACCATGCTGATTATTCATCCTTTAAGCCAGAGAAAAGGCCTGTGGAGAAAAGCGACCAGCGCAACGTTCAATCTGCCAAGGAAACTCGTTCATCTAAAACTCTTGAAGTGGCTGAAATCTACAAGCCAAGTGTACATGTCAATCCCATATTTTCATCTGTAGGAGCTGATACAGGAAATCTTTTTAGTGCTTCTGAAGCTTCTGAAATTGTCTTCAAATacattgaaaaagaaaatcttGTAAAGCCTACAGATAAATCAATGGTTGTTCTAGATGTGGTACTGTGCGATGCATTGTTCAAGGGGGCTATTAAAAAGGGTTCAACGTATCCTACAGAAGTTCACAAGAAAGATATAGGGCCAACATTTGTGAGCCGTATGCAGCCTCACCATGTTGTGACGAGGGGAAATGAATCTGTAGTACGTAAAGGCGCCCTTAAAACAATTCAGCTAGTGACAGAACGGCGGCAAGGTAACAAGAAGGTAACCAAACTCTCTGGTATGGAAACTTTTCTTATAGATGCTGAAGCATTAGCATCAGAGCTACAGAAGAAGTTTGCTTGCAGTACCACTGTCGGAGAACTACCAG GTaagaaagggcaagaagttttGGTTCAAGGTGGAGTAATTGATGATTTGGCAAGGCATTTGATTGAACAATATGGAGTTCCAAAAAGATACATAGAAGTTCTTGATAAAACAAAGAAATGA